In Arthrobacter sp. CDRTa11, one DNA window encodes the following:
- a CDS encoding glycoside hydrolase family 68 protein, whose translation MHKHPNSPRMLRWRSAAAALAAAVAASAFLAVPSAQANEPSDPPATQQMPAPTPGFPLPTTHTQQAHDPASDFTAKWTRADAKQIMAQSDSTVAPGQNSMSPDVTMPEIPEDFPTMNEDVWVWDTWSLTDEHANQISYKGWDVIFALVADRHAGYGFDQRHWNARIGYFFRKTNADPATDKWNYGGHMFAEGASIGNTEWSGSTRLMQGDQVNVFYTATTFYDVAERNAGGGGIAPDAAIAKALGSIHADKNGVTFDGFEHTKLLEPEGKMYQTKEQNPGFAFRDPYTFADPAHPGKTFMVFEGNTGGTRGEYRCEQEDLGYQPGDPNAESLEQVNNTGAWFQTANVGLAVAENKDLTKWSFLPPILSANCVNDQTERPQIFIQNENGKNKYYLFTISHQFTYAAGMRGPDGVYGFVGDGIRSDYQPMNNSGLALGSPTDLNMPANAPEGPNPLQNGRQFQAYSHYVQPGGLVQSFIDNVNGVRGGSLSPTVKINFRDGISQVDRTFGQNGLGPFGYLPTNLNVGGAGHYK comes from the coding sequence ATGCACAAGCACCCCAATTCACCCCGGATGCTGCGGTGGCGTTCTGCCGCCGCAGCTCTGGCGGCGGCCGTTGCCGCGTCGGCCTTCCTGGCCGTTCCGTCGGCCCAGGCCAACGAACCATCTGATCCGCCGGCCACACAGCAGATGCCGGCCCCGACCCCCGGCTTCCCGCTCCCCACGACGCACACACAGCAGGCCCATGATCCGGCGTCGGACTTCACCGCAAAGTGGACCCGCGCGGACGCCAAGCAGATCATGGCCCAGAGCGATTCCACCGTGGCTCCCGGCCAAAACTCCATGAGCCCGGACGTCACCATGCCGGAGATCCCCGAGGATTTCCCCACCATGAACGAGGACGTCTGGGTCTGGGACACCTGGTCCCTGACCGACGAGCACGCAAACCAGATCAGCTACAAAGGCTGGGACGTCATCTTCGCGCTCGTGGCGGACCGTCACGCCGGCTACGGCTTTGACCAGCGCCACTGGAACGCCCGGATCGGCTACTTCTTCCGCAAGACCAATGCAGACCCCGCCACTGACAAGTGGAACTACGGCGGCCACATGTTTGCCGAGGGTGCCTCCATCGGCAACACCGAATGGTCAGGGTCCACCCGGCTGATGCAGGGTGACCAGGTCAACGTCTTCTACACGGCAACCACCTTCTACGACGTGGCCGAGCGCAACGCAGGCGGCGGCGGAATCGCCCCCGATGCGGCCATCGCCAAGGCGCTGGGCAGCATCCACGCCGACAAGAACGGCGTTACCTTCGACGGCTTCGAGCACACCAAACTGCTGGAACCCGAGGGCAAGATGTACCAGACAAAGGAACAGAACCCGGGTTTCGCCTTCCGTGATCCCTACACCTTCGCGGACCCGGCGCACCCCGGCAAGACCTTTATGGTCTTCGAAGGCAACACCGGCGGCACCCGCGGCGAATACCGCTGCGAGCAGGAGGACCTGGGTTACCAGCCGGGCGATCCGAACGCTGAAAGCCTGGAGCAGGTCAACAACACCGGCGCCTGGTTCCAGACTGCCAACGTGGGCCTTGCTGTGGCCGAGAACAAGGACCTGACCAAGTGGTCCTTCCTGCCGCCCATCCTGTCGGCCAACTGCGTCAACGACCAGACCGAACGCCCGCAGATCTTCATCCAGAACGAAAATGGCAAGAACAAGTACTACCTGTTCACCATCAGCCACCAGTTCACCTACGCTGCCGGAATGCGCGGCCCCGACGGCGTCTACGGCTTTGTGGGCGACGGCATCCGCTCCGACTACCAGCCGATGAACAACAGCGGCCTGGCCCTGGGTTCCCCGACCGACCTGAACATGCCGGCCAACGCCCCGGAAGGTCCTAACCCGCTCCAGAACGGCCGCCAGTTCCAGGCCTACTCGCACTACGTGCAGCCCGGTGGCCTGGTGCAGTCCTTCATCGACAACGTGAACGGTGTCCGTGGTGGATCGCTGTCACCCACCGTGAAAATCAACTTCCGCGACGGTATCTCGCAGGTTGACCGCACGTTCGGCCAGAACGGCCTCGGCCCGTTCGGCTACCTGCCCACTAACCTCAACGTAGGCGGTGCCGGCCACTACAAGTGA
- a CDS encoding Asp23/Gls24 family envelope stress response protein, whose translation MEYQNPQPDAVVRNHAAASPAQPPVPGHGRTVISETAVAKVAGIAARAIPGVYSLGSGSSRALGAIRDAVGSSDHAAGVHAEVGETQVAVDINLVATYGTPLHSLADQVRSAVYRAVEELVGLQVIEVNVEITDVYVAPPVKSPAGTGTAGAVGTTEREGLL comes from the coding sequence ATGGAATACCAGAACCCACAACCCGATGCGGTTGTCCGTAACCACGCCGCCGCAAGTCCTGCGCAGCCACCGGTTCCGGGCCACGGCCGCACCGTCATCTCTGAAACTGCCGTTGCCAAGGTCGCCGGCATTGCCGCCCGCGCCATACCCGGTGTCTACTCGCTGGGTTCCGGGTCCTCCCGTGCGCTCGGCGCCATCCGGGACGCCGTTGGCAGCTCGGACCATGCTGCAGGCGTCCACGCAGAGGTGGGCGAGACGCAGGTGGCAGTGGACATCAACCTGGTTGCCACCTATGGCACGCCCCTGCATTCGCTGGCAGATCAGGTCAGGTCTGCCGTTTACCGGGCCGTCGAAGAGCTGGTGGGACTTCAGGTCATTGAGGTAAACGTTGAAATCACGGACGTTTATGTGGCGCCGCCGGTGAAATCCCCAGCTGGGACCGGAACCGCCGGGGCAGTGGGCACCACCGAAAGAGAGGGACTCCTGTGA
- a CDS encoding DUF6286 domain-containing protein, translating into MRRILHRETHSSRAAVATLAAVLVMVLAAYGLLEAAVHAIGQPAWLIEPQLAAERIVALPAGLPPLLLGALGAVLAMVGLFFFLNAVLPGRRARHVLVGPGPDPENTPAVVVDDEVIASALARSARLAANVTPEQVMVVVSRRQVIVNVRPTSGVPVDETAVLAAVQEELGQMALVPSPEVQVNVATSGVIGA; encoded by the coding sequence ATGCGGCGGATCCTGCACCGCGAGACCCATTCATCCCGTGCAGCAGTTGCCACGCTGGCTGCCGTCCTGGTGATGGTGCTGGCTGCCTATGGCCTTCTCGAGGCTGCGGTGCACGCTATTGGGCAGCCGGCGTGGCTGATCGAACCCCAGTTGGCTGCGGAGCGCATCGTGGCGCTGCCGGCTGGACTGCCGCCCTTGCTGCTCGGCGCCCTGGGGGCAGTCCTTGCGATGGTGGGGCTGTTTTTCTTCCTCAACGCTGTTCTTCCCGGCAGGCGTGCCAGGCATGTGCTGGTCGGCCCCGGCCCGGATCCGGAAAACACGCCGGCAGTGGTGGTGGATGATGAGGTCATTGCTTCAGCGCTTGCCCGCAGCGCCCGGCTCGCCGCGAACGTTACGCCCGAGCAGGTCATGGTGGTGGTCTCCAGGCGCCAGGTCATCGTGAATGTCCGGCCCACGTCAGGGGTGCCCGTGGATGAAACCGCCGTCCTCGCCGCAGTTCAGGAAGAACTTGGCCAAATGGCACTGGTTCCGTCACCTGAGGTGCAGGTCAATGTCGCCACATCGGGGGTGATTGGCGCATGA
- a CDS encoding glycoside hydrolase family 13 protein, with product MVHTDVPAPDSTLGSWWASAVVYQIYPRSFADSNGDGMGDLPGVTVHLPYLQRLGVNAIWLSPFYKSPQADAGYDVADYREVDPLFGTLADFDTMLQKAHSLGLKVIVDLVPNHTSDEHVWFQEALAAGPGSRERDRYIFRPGRDRVPGSGDGNVAPNNWRSIFGGPAWSRVTEADGSPGEWYLHLFDTKQPDLNWDNPEVREEMRSVMRFWLDRGVDGFRVDVAHGMVKAEGLPDWDGVAAMVEGTSAAAPDPRRTTGEAPGAHTDAEEPHRARSPLYPPSPFFDQDGVHDIYRDWNRLLASYGGDRMLVAEAWVEPAERLARYIRKDEMQQAFNFDFLLAGWNAQRMANAIDASLKAAASVEAPSTWVLSNHDTVRHASRFGLKDPTIFPNGIAGGDEQPDAARGLARARAATLVMFALPGSAYIYQGEELGLPEHTTLPDDARQDPTFFRTKGVETGRDGCRVPLPWKADEPGYGFSDMVTGAVRHDGGTPDDGGPAPSVGGPDRPAAPWLPQPESFGELAADRQEGVAGSTLELYRSALALRAAHNLGTGRFRWADIHRPAEGVLAFHNGGLLVICNLGEGPVPVPAGYSPALSSGPASQAAAGLTKVQPDCTVYLLAD from the coding sequence ATGGTCCACACAGACGTTCCCGCCCCGGATTCCACGTTAGGATCGTGGTGGGCGAGTGCTGTCGTCTACCAGATCTACCCGCGTTCCTTCGCTGACTCCAATGGCGACGGGATGGGCGATCTGCCCGGAGTTACGGTGCATTTGCCCTATCTTCAGCGTCTTGGCGTCAACGCCATCTGGCTTTCACCGTTCTATAAATCCCCACAGGCTGATGCAGGTTATGACGTGGCGGACTACCGCGAGGTGGATCCCCTTTTCGGGACTCTTGCTGACTTTGACACCATGTTGCAGAAGGCTCACAGCCTGGGACTGAAAGTTATTGTGGACCTGGTCCCGAACCACACCTCTGACGAACACGTGTGGTTCCAGGAGGCCCTTGCGGCCGGCCCGGGATCGAGGGAGCGGGACCGTTACATCTTCCGCCCGGGGCGGGACAGGGTTCCCGGGTCCGGCGACGGAAACGTCGCCCCAAACAATTGGAGGTCCATCTTTGGCGGCCCCGCGTGGAGCCGGGTCACCGAGGCCGACGGCAGCCCGGGAGAGTGGTACCTCCATCTGTTTGACACCAAACAGCCGGACCTGAACTGGGACAATCCCGAGGTCCGGGAGGAGATGCGCTCTGTCATGCGTTTCTGGCTTGACCGCGGCGTTGACGGTTTCCGGGTGGACGTTGCGCACGGAATGGTTAAGGCAGAGGGCCTTCCGGACTGGGATGGGGTGGCGGCCATGGTGGAGGGTACCTCCGCGGCTGCCCCGGATCCCCGTCGCACCACGGGCGAAGCGCCCGGGGCCCACACCGACGCCGAGGAACCACACCGGGCAAGGTCGCCGCTGTATCCGCCGTCGCCGTTCTTTGACCAGGACGGGGTCCACGACATCTACCGTGACTGGAACCGGCTGCTGGCATCCTATGGCGGGGACCGGATGCTGGTAGCCGAAGCCTGGGTGGAGCCGGCAGAACGTCTGGCCCGGTACATCCGCAAGGACGAAATGCAGCAGGCGTTCAACTTCGATTTCCTCTTGGCCGGGTGGAATGCCCAGCGTATGGCCAATGCCATCGACGCGTCGCTGAAGGCGGCCGCTTCCGTGGAGGCACCCTCAACCTGGGTCCTGAGCAACCACGACACCGTCCGTCATGCCAGCCGCTTCGGCCTGAAGGACCCCACCATATTCCCTAACGGGATCGCGGGCGGGGACGAGCAGCCGGACGCTGCCCGCGGCCTGGCACGCGCCCGCGCCGCCACTTTGGTGATGTTTGCCCTGCCGGGCTCCGCCTACATCTATCAGGGCGAGGAACTTGGCCTTCCCGAGCACACCACCCTTCCGGACGATGCCCGCCAGGATCCCACGTTCTTCCGCACAAAGGGCGTGGAAACCGGCAGGGACGGCTGCCGCGTTCCGCTTCCGTGGAAAGCGGACGAGCCCGGTTACGGCTTCTCCGACATGGTCACCGGTGCTGTAAGGCACGACGGCGGCACTCCAGACGACGGCGGCCCCGCCCCCAGCGTCGGCGGTCCGGACCGCCCGGCGGCCCCATGGCTCCCGCAGCCCGAGTCTTTCGGTGAGCTGGCTGCCGACAGGCAGGAAGGTGTAGCAGGGTCTACGCTGGAGCTCTACCGTTCGGCGCTGGCACTGCGCGCCGCCCATAATCTGGGGACGGGAAGGTTCCGGTGGGCGGACATCCACCGGCCGGCTGAGGGCGTGTTGGCCTTCCACAATGGCGGCCTCCTGGTGATCTGCAACCTCGGCGAAGGGCCGGTCCCTGTTCCGGCCGGCTACTCACCGGCACTGTCCAGCGGCCCGGCTTCCCAGGCAGCCGCAGGCCTCACCAAGGTGCAGCCAGACTGCACGGTATACCTGCTGGCGGACTGA
- a CDS encoding ABC transporter substrate-binding protein, whose translation MKTRKFLFPAATAGILALTLSACAGGGGGGTTGGGGGDADKGLDGRGPITYVQGKDNSNVVRPLIEKWNASHPDEQVTFKEQTDQADQQHDDLVQNFQAKNADYDVAAVDLVWTAEFAAKGWLQPLKDKMAIDTSKMLKSTVEGASYNGTLYAAPQNSDGGILYYRKDLVATPPKTWDEMMEMCSIAKANNIGCYSGQFKQYEGLTVNASEAINSFGGSVLNDQGKPNLNTPEAKEGLENLTEAFKNGNIPAEAITYQEEESRRAFQSGQLLFHRNWPYVYNLATTEASSAVKDKLGMAALPGKDGPGASSLGGHNVGVSVYSENKATALDFLKFITSEETQKFYATQGSLAPVLTALYDDQELVAKLPYLPVLKTSIENAVPRPVTPFYPAVTEAIQVNAYAALKGEKTAEQALADMQKSIESAGAGS comes from the coding sequence ATGAAAACCCGTAAATTCTTATTCCCGGCAGCTACTGCCGGCATCCTGGCCCTGACCCTTTCCGCCTGTGCGGGCGGCGGCGGCGGGGGGACCACGGGCGGTGGTGGCGGCGACGCCGATAAAGGCCTTGACGGCCGCGGCCCCATCACCTATGTGCAGGGCAAGGACAACAGCAACGTTGTGCGTCCCCTGATTGAAAAGTGGAACGCTTCCCACCCTGATGAACAGGTCACCTTCAAGGAGCAGACCGACCAGGCCGACCAGCAGCACGATGATCTGGTCCAGAACTTCCAGGCCAAGAACGCTGATTACGACGTCGCTGCCGTTGACCTGGTCTGGACGGCCGAATTTGCGGCGAAGGGCTGGCTGCAGCCCCTCAAGGACAAGATGGCAATCGACACGTCCAAGATGCTGAAGTCCACCGTTGAAGGCGCCTCCTACAACGGAACCCTCTACGCTGCACCGCAGAACTCCGACGGCGGCATCCTGTACTACCGCAAGGACCTGGTTGCCACGCCTCCCAAGACCTGGGACGAAATGATGGAGATGTGCTCCATCGCCAAGGCCAACAACATCGGCTGCTACTCCGGACAGTTCAAGCAGTATGAAGGCCTGACCGTCAACGCGTCGGAGGCCATCAACTCGTTCGGCGGTTCCGTCCTGAACGACCAGGGCAAGCCCAACCTGAACACTCCGGAAGCCAAGGAAGGCCTCGAGAACCTGACGGAAGCCTTCAAGAACGGCAACATTCCGGCAGAAGCCATCACCTACCAGGAAGAGGAAAGCCGCCGTGCCTTCCAGTCCGGGCAGCTGCTGTTCCACCGCAACTGGCCGTACGTCTACAACCTGGCCACCACTGAGGCTTCCTCCGCCGTGAAGGACAAGCTGGGAATGGCAGCCCTCCCGGGCAAGGACGGCCCCGGTGCTTCGTCACTGGGTGGCCACAACGTTGGTGTGAGCGTCTACTCCGAGAACAAGGCCACGGCGCTGGACTTCCTGAAGTTCATCACGTCCGAGGAAACCCAGAAGTTCTACGCCACCCAGGGTTCCCTGGCTCCGGTGCTGACTGCCCTGTATGACGATCAGGAACTGGTGGCCAAGCTGCCGTACCTGCCCGTCCTGAAGACCTCGATCGAGAATGCAGTTCCGCGTCCGGTCACGCCGTTCTACCCGGCCGTTACCGAAGCCATCCAGGTCAACGCCTACGCCGCGCTGAAGGGTGAGAAGACTGCGGAACAGGCTCTTGCCGATATGCAGAAGTCCATCGAGTCCGCCGGCGCAGGATCGTAG
- a CDS encoding carbohydrate ABC transporter permease, translating into MATELGPTPVKKPASGGPEIHHGPKGVGEDNKILSQGKWASWLLAPTIIALGVVIIYPIISAIVMSVQKDAGLDPATGLFVQGGNAGLQNYINWLAQQCSTAGGGTVACPPGTLGSQFWTATGTTFFFTIVTVTLETVLGFWMAMIMARTFKGRSLIRAAVLVPWAIPTAVTAQLWLFIFDFQGIANKLFNASILWTGSEWPAKWAIIIADTWKTTPFMALLILAGLQMIPAEVYEAAKVDGASAWQRFRMITLPLVKPALMVAILFRTLDALRMFDLPYILTEGANNTTTLSILVINQIRQGFNSAAALSTITFIIIFLVAFIFVRFLGANVVEQSGATGKGKK; encoded by the coding sequence ATGGCAACCGAATTGGGCCCGACGCCGGTCAAAAAGCCGGCGTCGGGCGGTCCCGAGATTCACCATGGGCCCAAGGGCGTAGGTGAAGACAACAAGATCCTGAGCCAGGGCAAGTGGGCATCATGGCTGTTGGCTCCCACCATCATCGCCCTGGGCGTGGTGATCATTTACCCGATCATCAGCGCCATTGTGATGTCCGTGCAGAAGGACGCAGGCCTTGATCCGGCCACCGGGCTGTTCGTTCAGGGCGGTAACGCCGGGCTGCAGAACTACATCAACTGGCTTGCCCAGCAGTGCTCCACCGCCGGAGGCGGTACCGTGGCTTGCCCGCCGGGCACCCTGGGCTCGCAGTTCTGGACAGCTACCGGCACAACGTTTTTCTTCACCATTGTCACCGTGACGCTGGAAACCGTGCTGGGCTTCTGGATGGCCATGATCATGGCGCGGACGTTCAAGGGCCGCAGCCTGATCCGTGCCGCAGTCCTGGTTCCGTGGGCAATCCCCACTGCCGTGACCGCGCAGCTGTGGCTCTTCATCTTCGATTTCCAGGGCATCGCCAACAAGCTGTTCAATGCTTCCATTCTGTGGACGGGCAGCGAGTGGCCGGCCAAATGGGCAATCATCATCGCCGATACCTGGAAGACCACGCCGTTTATGGCCCTCCTGATCCTTGCCGGGCTCCAGATGATCCCGGCGGAGGTCTACGAGGCCGCCAAGGTGGACGGCGCCTCTGCCTGGCAGCGGTTCCGGATGATCACCCTGCCGCTGGTAAAGCCTGCGCTGATGGTGGCAATCCTGTTCCGTACCTTGGACGCGCTGCGTATGTTCGACCTTCCCTACATCCTCACCGAAGGCGCGAACAACACCACAACGCTCTCCATTCTGGTGATCAACCAGATCCGGCAAGGGTTTAATTCGGCGGCAGCGCTGTCAACTATCACCTTCATCATCATCTTTCTGGTCGCTTTTATCTTCGTCAGGTTCCTGGGCGCGAACGTGGTCGAACAAAGCGGCGCCACCGGTAAGGGGAAGAAATGA
- a CDS encoding carbohydrate ABC transporter permease, whose protein sequence is MTTATAASDLRARQDKGRKTAQNREKWAQARTYISAAVILIWCLAPAYWMVVTAFREVAFTYDTSILPTHVTMDNFVTAFDTSFGNRFGQALLNSIFIGVMVTGISLLIGVFAAYALARLNFRFKYLVLGFILGASMFPGVALITPLFQLFTNIGWMGSYQALIIPNISFVLPLTVYTMTSFFREMPWELEESARVDGCTQGQAFRKVIMPLAAPAIFTTAILAFISSWNEFLIASQLSNDATQPVTVAIANFAGAQPQQIPYTAIMAAGTIVTIPLVILVLVFQRKIVAGLTAGAVK, encoded by the coding sequence ATGACCACGGCAACAGCAGCCTCGGACCTGCGGGCGCGGCAGGACAAGGGGCGCAAGACGGCCCAGAACCGCGAGAAGTGGGCCCAGGCGCGCACGTATATCAGCGCCGCCGTCATCCTGATCTGGTGCCTGGCACCTGCCTACTGGATGGTGGTGACCGCGTTCCGCGAGGTGGCCTTCACCTACGACACCTCGATCCTGCCCACCCACGTGACGATGGACAACTTCGTCACTGCCTTCGACACGTCCTTCGGCAACAGGTTCGGCCAGGCACTGCTGAACAGTATTTTCATCGGTGTGATGGTGACCGGAATTTCGCTGTTGATCGGCGTCTTTGCCGCCTACGCACTGGCCAGGCTGAACTTCAGGTTCAAGTACCTGGTACTGGGCTTCATCCTCGGAGCTTCCATGTTCCCGGGCGTTGCCCTCATCACCCCGCTCTTCCAGCTCTTCACCAACATCGGCTGGATGGGCTCGTACCAGGCACTGATCATTCCGAACATCTCGTTTGTCCTGCCGCTGACCGTTTACACCATGACATCCTTCTTCCGCGAAATGCCGTGGGAGCTCGAGGAATCTGCCCGGGTGGACGGCTGCACGCAGGGCCAGGCGTTCCGGAAAGTCATCATGCCGCTGGCCGCTCCGGCAATCTTCACCACGGCGATCCTGGCCTTCATCTCCTCCTGGAATGAATTCCTGATTGCCAGCCAGCTGTCCAACGACGCCACCCAGCCAGTGACCGTCGCCATCGCCAACTTTGCCGGGGCCCAGCCCCAGCAGATTCCGTACACGGCGATCATGGCTGCCGGCACCATCGTTACCATTCCCTTGGTGATCCTGGTGCTGGTCTTCCAGCGCAAGATCGTGGCCGGCCTGACAGCGGGTGCAGTCAAGTGA